In the genome of Paenibacillus sp. FSL R5-0766, one region contains:
- a CDS encoding lytic transglycosylase domain-containing protein translates to MQIDPSGSRQLLELQLSNVNNQTSGSQSDAGSTADFANVMDGLLGTGANSTSNTDSTAKVSKRSSDGLLWLQLGSTYNPDINTAGSSSVSNNIVGSLLSSSNTGIVDSGASVPTDYESLISEASAKYGVPESLIKAVIDTESNFNPNVVSSAGAKGLMQLMDGTAAGLGVSNSFDPAQNIDAGTKYLSLQLQRFGGEVKMALAAYNAGPGRVSRLGVSSDSELMSVLNRLPSETQNYISKVEKAQSKYVI, encoded by the coding sequence ATGCAGATTGATCCAAGCGGATCGCGGCAGTTGTTGGAACTGCAATTGTCCAATGTGAATAACCAAACTAGTGGATCACAATCGGATGCTGGTTCAACAGCGGATTTCGCCAATGTGATGGACGGGCTGTTAGGTACGGGTGCCAATTCAACGAGTAATACGGATTCCACCGCTAAGGTCTCCAAAAGATCCAGTGATGGTTTGTTGTGGCTGCAACTCGGAAGCACGTACAATCCGGATATAAATACGGCAGGATCGTCCTCTGTCTCCAATAACATCGTTGGGTCTTTATTATCTTCATCCAATACAGGAATCGTGGATTCCGGTGCATCTGTACCTACGGATTATGAATCTTTGATTTCCGAGGCAAGTGCTAAATACGGTGTTCCTGAATCATTGATCAAGGCCGTCATTGACACAGAGTCCAATTTTAACCCAAATGTCGTTTCCTCCGCGGGTGCCAAAGGGCTTATGCAGTTAATGGATGGTACGGCTGCAGGGCTGGGTGTGAGTAATTCATTTGATCCTGCCCAGAACATTGATGCGGGTACGAAGTATCTTTCCCTTCAGCTCCAGCGTTTCGGTGGAGAAGTGAAGATGGCACTTGCTGCATATAATGCAGGACCGGGCCGTGTTTCACGTCTGGGCGTGTCTAGTGATAGCGAACTGATGAGTGTACTTAACCGTTTGCCTTCCGAAACACAGAATTATATCTCCAAGGTGGAGAAGGCACAGTCGAAATATGTGATCTAA
- a CDS encoding DUF1540 domain-containing protein gives MSQDKPIVKCSVSNCNFWGENNFCQADAIMIDIDQHATRRLHEEFAGETFDSDHHDHARTSSATCCHTFKPK, from the coding sequence ATGAGCCAAGACAAACCTATAGTCAAATGCAGCGTCTCCAACTGCAACTTTTGGGGAGAGAACAACTTCTGCCAAGCTGATGCCATCATGATTGACATTGACCAACATGCCACCCGTCGTCTGCATGAGGAATTTGCCGGTGAGACATTTGACTCCGATCACCATGATCATGCACGCACATCCTCTGCAACATGCTGTCACACGTTCAAACCCAAGTGA
- a CDS encoding YpuI family protein — protein MSAANVQKTCESTREKLKPAIDRIEKFLNENALPELDQNQTEESTAFYKGFLSDLRHLLVFSEVSYEKLGVVLRRANFDVDFAEKALYNTYHQCVNSFFYPKNECYSEDGRYAYTGQDAIRFRDKPIRAVRDVILEVSKTYEELRDDLAYYESDYLTQRRMQNQRNHA, from the coding sequence ATGTCAGCAGCCAATGTACAGAAAACATGTGAGTCAACTAGGGAAAAGTTAAAACCGGCTATCGATCGGATTGAAAAATTTTTGAATGAGAATGCTTTGCCTGAACTGGATCAGAATCAGACGGAAGAATCAACAGCCTTCTACAAAGGATTTCTTTCAGATCTCCGTCATTTGCTCGTTTTTTCTGAAGTTTCTTACGAAAAACTTGGCGTTGTGCTGCGTCGTGCCAACTTTGATGTCGATTTTGCCGAAAAGGCTCTTTATAATACGTATCACCAATGCGTAAACAGCTTTTTCTATCCCAAAAATGAATGTTATTCCGAAGACGGAAGATACGCTTACACAGGACAAGATGCCATTCGTTTCCGTGACAAGCCAATCCGTGCAGTACGGGATGTCATTCTTGAGGTTTCCAAAACGTACGAAGAATTGCGCGATGATCTGGCATATTATGAAAGTGATTACCTGACTCAGCGCCGTATGCAAAATCAACGAAATCACGCCTAA
- a CDS encoding S8 family peptidase encodes MSRPKWINWALAAGAGALALTLLLPTSNRPEPKPGALSDSAHEEHTSKQRLKVQDVKATDLLTRMDAKQHLSIMLEKTATMNAAQVNRYVNDLQSSHEHIRSIHLMNTNGSFNKPFDHASTQGSKLEQQKLQHAFNLAKKAVNKRQSFESSSFPLGKEKYFVMGQPSKDGKRAVIALFSQNVLNAVEQHQRKNLRMIPYPREGKFKIESVHPDTLNEITVKTGHDNANASHFYENEIVIRFRQDPGERDMRIIKSDLRAQSARKLGYTYVFRSEHMSYKQLHSYFESKWNPLYMEPHYMYLTNEAVTEQTDVTIPNDILFSDYQWNLPAIETNRGWNITKGNKDVIVAVVDTGVDMNHPDLKGKLLEGYNVVEPGSQPMDDVGHGTHVAGIIGAIVNNNEGVAGMSWYNKVLPVKVLDNSGSGTTYAVAEGIIWAADHGAKVINMSLGNYADAQFLHDAIKYAFDRDIVLIAATGNDNTERPGYPAAYPEVFAVSATDPDMSKASYSNYGDYVDVMAPGSSIASTYPNNQYAALSGTSMASPHVAALAGLIRSLNPDLTNTEVMDLMRQSVIDLGDPGHDKYFGYGQIDVYKALQAASGNSAPLQFWPQHVRQQMDNTMKKYTH; translated from the coding sequence ATGTCCAGACCGAAATGGATTAACTGGGCCCTTGCAGCTGGTGCAGGAGCACTCGCCCTGACACTTCTGCTTCCAACATCCAATCGTCCCGAACCTAAGCCAGGTGCCCTGTCTGACTCTGCTCATGAGGAGCACACGAGTAAGCAGCGTCTGAAAGTGCAGGATGTTAAAGCAACCGATCTTCTGACCCGTATGGATGCCAAGCAACATCTCAGTATCATGCTGGAGAAAACCGCCACAATGAATGCTGCGCAGGTTAACCGATATGTGAATGATCTCCAAAGTTCACATGAACATATCAGATCCATTCATCTCATGAATACCAATGGCTCTTTTAACAAGCCCTTTGATCACGCCTCCACACAAGGAAGCAAGTTGGAACAACAGAAGCTTCAACATGCGTTCAATCTTGCCAAAAAAGCGGTAAACAAACGTCAAAGTTTTGAATCCTCTTCTTTTCCTTTGGGAAAAGAAAAATATTTTGTTATGGGGCAACCCTCCAAAGATGGGAAAAGAGCTGTCATTGCTTTGTTCAGCCAGAACGTATTAAATGCTGTTGAACAACATCAGCGCAAAAATCTGCGCATGATCCCTTATCCGCGTGAGGGCAAATTCAAAATTGAATCTGTTCACCCGGATACGCTTAACGAAATCACAGTGAAGACCGGACATGATAATGCCAATGCCAGTCATTTTTATGAAAATGAAATCGTCATCCGTTTTCGCCAGGATCCCGGTGAACGGGACATGCGTATCATTAAATCTGATCTGAGAGCGCAATCTGCGCGCAAGCTGGGATACACATATGTTTTTCGGTCAGAACACATGAGTTACAAGCAATTGCATAGTTATTTCGAAAGCAAATGGAATCCACTCTATATGGAGCCCCACTATATGTATTTAACCAATGAAGCCGTAACTGAACAAACAGATGTAACGATACCCAATGACATTTTGTTCTCCGATTATCAGTGGAACCTGCCTGCGATTGAGACAAACAGAGGTTGGAATATCACCAAAGGAAACAAAGATGTCATCGTTGCGGTGGTTGATACGGGAGTTGATATGAATCATCCTGACCTGAAGGGCAAACTCCTTGAGGGTTATAATGTGGTCGAGCCGGGAAGCCAACCGATGGATGATGTGGGACATGGGACACACGTCGCAGGCATTATCGGCGCTATTGTCAACAATAACGAAGGCGTTGCAGGCATGAGCTGGTATAATAAGGTACTCCCGGTTAAAGTACTCGACAACTCGGGTTCTGGTACCACGTATGCCGTTGCCGAAGGCATCATCTGGGCAGCGGATCATGGAGCCAAAGTTATCAACATGAGTCTGGGCAATTATGCTGATGCGCAATTTCTTCATGATGCCATTAAATACGCTTTTGACCGGGATATCGTCCTGATTGCAGCCACGGGGAACGATAATACAGAGCGTCCAGGATACCCTGCTGCTTATCCGGAAGTATTTGCCGTATCTGCTACGGACCCGGATATGAGCAAAGCTTCCTATTCCAACTATGGGGATTATGTAGATGTGATGGCTCCAGGGTCCAGTATCGCCAGTACCTATCCAAACAATCAGTATGCGGCCTTGTCTGGAACGTCCATGGCTAGCCCCCATGTAGCCGCACTTGCAGGTTTGATCCGTTCGTTGAACCCGGACTTGACCAACACGGAAGTGATGGATTTGATGCGCCAAAGTGTTATTGACCTCGGTGATCCGGGTCACGACAAGTATTTCGGCTATGGCCAAATCGATGTCTATAAGGCACTGCAAGCCGCATCAGGCAACAGCGCTCCTTTGCAATTCTGGCCGCAACATGTCAGACAACAAATGGATAATACGATGAAAAAGTATACTCATTAA
- a CDS encoding PLP-dependent aminotransferase family protein, whose product MHIELKRGSSTKLYVQIALTIADRIRSGLIEPGTRLPSVRKMTADLGVSLVTVSKAYAELEAIQLITCSQGKGCYVRGALKVDQMEDVDRTQRNHANSESSTSWNWQMALVDYLPRAQLWRHFDTSPQVRYELHMSAIQPELLPTREIIDSAYRLSSDHTERMAAYGSFQGDRELRQIFAEHFAERGLQATPERMLITSGAQQGIDLVARTFVGPGDVVYMEAPSYTGAIDVFTSRGAKIITVPMDDEGMRIDLLTRLCDTYPPKLIYTIPTYHNPTGITMSARRRAQLLNLAQSYHCLILEDDPFADLYFREPPPASIKSMDGTGHVVYIKSFSKVLSPGCRIACAIADGSVLTRLVAAKSTADLGSPLLTQKALQSFIQNQYGAYVSRLRDELYSRLCAASEVLEQHATPGMQWRLPEGGLNLWLQLPSNLDMRELHHQSLAAGVSFLPGSACYVGEMDTPSLRICFTVTNVELLCEGLRVLCQVIDRVTPGQGGTVADRLPLI is encoded by the coding sequence ATGCATATTGAATTAAAGCGGGGAAGCAGTACCAAATTGTACGTGCAGATTGCGCTAACGATTGCCGATCGCATTAGATCAGGACTCATTGAACCCGGAACCCGGCTTCCTTCTGTTCGTAAAATGACTGCGGATTTGGGTGTCAGCCTGGTCACTGTATCCAAAGCGTATGCTGAACTTGAAGCGATTCAATTGATCACCTGCTCCCAGGGGAAAGGTTGTTATGTGAGAGGTGCATTGAAGGTGGATCAGATGGAGGATGTGGACCGAACGCAGCGAAACCATGCCAACAGTGAATCCAGTACGTCATGGAATTGGCAGATGGCACTGGTGGATTATTTACCGCGAGCCCAGCTCTGGAGACATTTTGATACGTCACCTCAAGTACGGTATGAACTTCATATGTCAGCGATTCAGCCTGAACTGTTGCCTACACGCGAGATTATCGATAGCGCCTACCGACTCTCCTCTGATCATACAGAGCGTATGGCAGCTTACGGATCTTTTCAGGGAGATCGAGAGCTTAGACAGATCTTTGCCGAACATTTTGCCGAGCGTGGACTACAGGCTACACCTGAACGCATGTTAATTACAAGTGGTGCTCAGCAGGGGATCGATCTTGTGGCACGGACTTTTGTCGGACCTGGGGATGTAGTATACATGGAGGCACCAAGCTATACCGGAGCCATTGATGTATTTACGAGTAGAGGCGCGAAGATCATTACGGTCCCGATGGATGACGAAGGCATGCGTATTGATCTGTTGACCCGATTATGTGATACCTATCCACCCAAGCTGATCTATACGATCCCGACCTATCACAATCCAACAGGGATCACGATGAGTGCAAGAAGACGGGCACAGCTTCTTAATCTCGCGCAAAGCTACCACTGCCTCATTCTGGAGGATGATCCTTTTGCAGATCTTTATTTTCGTGAGCCTCCTCCGGCGTCCATTAAATCGATGGATGGGACAGGTCATGTCGTATATATCAAAAGCTTCAGCAAGGTGCTCTCTCCCGGTTGCCGTATAGCCTGCGCCATCGCAGACGGAAGTGTATTGACCCGGCTTGTGGCCGCGAAATCTACGGCGGATTTAGGGAGTCCGCTGCTTACACAAAAGGCGCTGCAATCTTTCATTCAGAATCAGTATGGTGCCTATGTATCCCGATTGAGGGATGAATTGTATTCTCGCTTGTGCGCAGCATCCGAAGTGCTGGAACAGCATGCTACTCCGGGTATGCAATGGCGATTGCCAGAGGGAGGACTCAATCTGTGGCTCCAACTTCCGAGTAACCTGGATATGCGTGAGTTGCATCATCAGTCACTTGCTGCAGGGGTTTCTTTCCTCCCCGGTTCCGCCTGTTATGTAGGGGAGATGGATACACCAAGTCTGCGTATCTGTTTCACGGTAACAAACGTTGAGCTTTTGTGTGAAGGACTTCGTGTACTGTGCCAAGTCATTGACAGAGTAACACCTGGGCAGGGTGGGACAGTGGCGGACAGGCTACCGCTCATATAA
- a CDS encoding PLP-dependent aminotransferase family protein, giving the protein MSIPWSKMAQNTPSSVVRDMLQAAQAPGMISLAGGLPAQTSFPLEAIRVAYEKVFMSGAAALQYAETEGYRPLRAKIAERLESKGIPASPDHMLLTTGSQQSIDLVCRILLDPGDRVLVESPTYLAALQVIHSYQAESHGVACDDHGMLPESLEEQLQLHRPKLVYINPTFSNPTGKVWSRERRQQAVDLCRKYGVLILEDDPYGEIRFNPEQLDVPALAELDAVSYDGPSNVIYTSTFSKTVAPGLRTGWILAAPDIVKMAARAKQGADLHSSSIDQRALHALLESFDLDAHIRHISEDYEQRMKTLTTLMAAKAWEGISWNSPQGGMFLWLQLPEGMLASNLFTYGIQEKVCIVPGDSFYAGTPELNRMRINFTHTDPELLPEAVERMDRAIQRWHASLTSDSVVTL; this is encoded by the coding sequence ATGAGTATCCCTTGGTCCAAAATGGCACAAAACACCCCGTCCTCTGTCGTTCGCGACATGCTCCAGGCCGCTCAGGCACCTGGAATGATCTCACTAGCCGGTGGATTACCAGCCCAGACTTCATTCCCGCTGGAAGCCATCCGCGTTGCATATGAAAAAGTATTTATGAGCGGAGCAGCCGCTCTTCAATATGCGGAGACTGAGGGTTACCGTCCTCTTCGCGCCAAAATTGCCGAACGTCTTGAATCCAAGGGCATTCCCGCTTCACCCGATCACATGCTTCTCACTACGGGTTCACAGCAATCCATTGACTTGGTTTGCCGCATCCTTCTTGACCCGGGTGACCGTGTATTGGTTGAATCACCAACCTACCTCGCTGCTCTGCAAGTCATTCATTCCTATCAGGCTGAATCTCACGGCGTAGCCTGTGATGATCACGGTATGTTACCTGAATCTCTGGAGGAACAGCTCCAGTTGCATCGTCCAAAACTTGTCTATATTAATCCAACATTCTCCAATCCTACGGGAAAAGTGTGGTCGCGAGAAAGAAGACAGCAGGCTGTGGATCTGTGCCGCAAGTATGGTGTACTCATTCTGGAAGATGATCCCTATGGTGAAATTCGGTTCAATCCGGAGCAATTGGATGTCCCTGCACTCGCAGAACTGGATGCAGTATCCTATGACGGCCCTTCCAACGTTATCTACACCAGTACATTCTCCAAAACGGTAGCACCTGGCCTTCGTACGGGCTGGATACTGGCTGCTCCCGATATTGTCAAAATGGCAGCACGAGCCAAACAAGGTGCCGACTTGCACTCCAGCAGTATTGACCAAAGAGCGCTTCATGCACTGCTTGAATCTTTCGATCTGGATGCGCATATCCGCCATATTTCAGAGGATTACGAACAACGCATGAAAACACTGACGACTCTCATGGCAGCCAAAGCCTGGGAAGGTATCTCGTGGAATTCACCACAAGGTGGCATGTTCTTGTGGCTGCAACTACCTGAAGGCATGCTGGCAAGCAATCTGTTCACTTATGGTATCCAGGAGAAAGTGTGCATTGTCCCGGGTGATTCCTTTTATGCAGGTACACCAGAGTTAAACCGCATGCGAATCAACTTTACTCATACGGACCCTGAGCTTCTTCCGGAAGCCGTGGAAAGAATGGATCGCGCCATCCAACGTTGGCATGCTTCCTTAACATCGGACAGTGTTGTTACACTGTAA
- a CDS encoding Nif3-like dinuclear metal center hexameric protein, whose translation MFAKGQTVIQLMEQLAPKHLAVPDDRIGLQLGSLQKEISHVLVALDVTDEVVDEAIRIGANLIIAHHAIIFRPVKSLSTDTPMGKLYEKLIKHDIAVYISHTNLDVAEGGMNDWMAEALGIESKESLEDVHTDHLYKLAVFVPRTHHEQVLQAILEAGAGSIGQYNKCSFNTEGTGTFVPGEGTQPFIGTQGQMERVEEMRIETIVPQSLRSKVVQAMLKAHPYEEVAYDLYAMDLKGRTLGLGRLGPLREPKTLGELVEVVKTQFNVPHVRVVGDLNKQIKKAAVLGGSGSRYTLTARFKGADVIVTGDIDYHTAHDALMAGMCIIDPGHNSEKIMKPKTADWLRSRLEEKRYDTQVTASEVNTEVFQFI comes from the coding sequence ATGTTTGCCAAAGGTCAAACTGTAATTCAACTGATGGAGCAACTCGCTCCCAAACATCTGGCTGTACCGGATGACCGCATTGGTCTGCAGCTCGGCAGTTTGCAAAAAGAAATCAGTCACGTATTAGTAGCTTTGGATGTGACGGATGAAGTGGTGGACGAAGCGATTCGTATTGGTGCCAACCTGATTATCGCTCATCACGCGATCATTTTCCGTCCGGTTAAGTCACTGAGTACAGATACACCTATGGGTAAATTGTATGAAAAGCTGATTAAGCATGATATTGCTGTTTATATCAGTCATACGAACCTGGATGTGGCCGAGGGTGGTATGAATGACTGGATGGCCGAGGCACTTGGCATCGAGAGTAAAGAATCGCTGGAAGATGTCCACACAGATCATCTGTACAAGCTGGCTGTGTTTGTGCCTCGTACCCATCATGAACAGGTTCTTCAGGCCATTCTGGAAGCCGGAGCGGGGAGTATCGGTCAATATAACAAGTGCAGCTTCAACACGGAAGGTACAGGAACGTTTGTACCTGGTGAAGGGACTCAACCGTTTATCGGTACTCAAGGGCAGATGGAACGTGTGGAAGAAATGCGGATTGAGACCATCGTACCCCAAAGTCTGCGCAGTAAGGTCGTTCAGGCGATGCTAAAGGCTCATCCGTATGAGGAAGTGGCCTACGACCTCTATGCAATGGATTTAAAGGGCCGTACGCTTGGTCTGGGACGCTTGGGACCCCTTAGGGAGCCTAAGACATTAGGTGAGCTCGTGGAGGTCGTGAAGACCCAATTCAATGTGCCTCATGTGCGTGTAGTAGGAGATCTGAACAAGCAGATCAAAAAAGCAGCGGTTCTTGGCGGCTCTGGCAGCCGTTACACGCTGACTGCCCGCTTCAAAGGTGCGGATGTTATTGTGACCGGAGATATTGATTATCACACGGCTCATGATGCGTTAATGGCAGGTATGTGTATCATCGACCCGGGACATAATTCCGAGAAGATTATGAAACCAAAAACAGCAGATTGGCTTCGTTCCCGTTTGGAAGAAAAACGATATGATACGCAAGTTACAGCTTCAGAGGTAAATACGGAAGTATTCCAATTTATCTAA
- a CDS encoding tRNA (adenine(22)-N(1))-methyltransferase TrmK, which yields MKLSNRLQRIHDQIPDGSRMADIGSDHALLPVAAIRSGKAASAVAGEVNPGPYDAACKQVSDAGLKEKITVRRGDGLDVISAGEVDVITIAGMGGALIASILDRGLSKLEGVQLLILQPNVGEDILRRWLLEHQWVVVAEQLLEEDGKIYEIITAMPQSVSPIANVEVYRARPLQGGAELTKDLLLRMGPYLVDRPSDVFFSKWESEIIKLQGVVNSISKSDQDSSRDKAAEVERLIANLKEVLACLPKVKL from the coding sequence ATGAAACTTTCGAATCGATTACAGCGAATACATGATCAAATTCCCGATGGCAGCCGCATGGCTGATATCGGTTCAGACCACGCGTTGCTGCCAGTAGCCGCAATCCGCAGTGGGAAAGCTGCAAGTGCAGTAGCCGGGGAAGTCAATCCTGGCCCTTATGATGCTGCATGCAAACAAGTCAGCGATGCTGGCCTAAAAGAAAAAATAACGGTACGCCGTGGAGACGGATTGGATGTAATCTCTGCAGGAGAAGTGGATGTCATCACCATTGCAGGCATGGGTGGTGCCCTGATTGCCTCTATTTTGGACCGAGGTTTATCCAAACTGGAAGGAGTCCAGTTACTTATTTTGCAACCAAATGTGGGAGAAGATATACTCAGACGCTGGCTGCTGGAGCATCAGTGGGTGGTTGTAGCAGAACAGTTGCTCGAAGAAGATGGCAAGATCTATGAGATTATAACGGCGATGCCACAATCCGTAAGCCCGATTGCCAATGTAGAGGTGTATCGTGCACGTCCGCTTCAAGGCGGGGCAGAATTAACGAAAGATTTGTTGCTGCGGATGGGACCTTATTTGGTGGATCGTCCATCGGATGTATTTTTTTCCAAATGGGAAAGTGAGATCATCAAGCTGCAAGGGGTTGTAAACTCGATCTCCAAATCCGATCAGGATTCTTCCCGGGACAAGGCGGCTGAGGTAGAGCGTCTTATCGCAAACTTGAAGGAGGTTTTGGCATGTTTGCCAAAGGTCAAACTGTAA
- the rpoD gene encoding RNA polymerase sigma factor RpoD, with protein MANDQHTELETELTLDQVKDQLIESGKKRASLNYKEIIEKLSPFEQDAEQMDEFYEQLSDLGIDVVNENDEEVTLRPSEDSENNTREGEDEFHFDDDLSLPPGIKINDPVRMYLKEIGRVPLLSADDEVQLAKRIENGDEEAKRRLAEANLRLVVSIAKRYVGRGMLFLDLIQEGNMGLIKAVEKFDHKKGYKFSTYATWWIRQAITRAIADQARTIRIPVHMVETINKLIRVSRQLLQELGREPTPEEIAAEMDLSVEKVREITKIAQEPVSLETPIGEEDDSHLGDFIEDQEALAPADAAAYELLKEQLEDVLDTLTEREENVLRLRFGLDDGRTRTLEEVGKVFGVTRERIRQIEAKALRKLRHPSRSKRLKDFLE; from the coding sequence ATGGCGAATGATCAGCATACTGAACTAGAAACAGAATTGACACTGGATCAGGTTAAAGATCAATTGATTGAATCAGGTAAAAAAAGAGCTTCGCTGAATTACAAGGAAATTATAGAGAAACTCTCTCCTTTTGAGCAGGATGCAGAGCAAATGGATGAGTTCTATGAGCAACTGAGCGATCTGGGTATCGATGTAGTGAATGAAAATGATGAAGAGGTTACACTTCGTCCTAGTGAAGATTCCGAGAACAACACCAGAGAGGGAGAGGACGAATTCCACTTTGATGATGATCTGAGCTTGCCGCCAGGTATCAAAATCAATGACCCTGTCCGTATGTACCTCAAGGAAATTGGTCGTGTGCCACTGTTGTCGGCAGATGATGAAGTACAACTGGCTAAACGGATTGAGAACGGGGATGAAGAAGCCAAGCGTCGTCTGGCTGAAGCGAACCTTCGACTTGTAGTCAGTATCGCCAAGCGTTACGTTGGACGTGGAATGTTGTTCCTTGATTTGATTCAGGAAGGTAATATGGGTCTGATCAAAGCGGTTGAGAAGTTCGACCACAAAAAAGGATACAAGTTCAGTACGTATGCTACATGGTGGATTCGCCAAGCGATCACTCGTGCTATTGCTGACCAGGCGCGTACAATTCGTATCCCTGTGCACATGGTGGAGACGATTAATAAGCTGATCCGGGTATCCCGTCAGCTGTTGCAGGAACTTGGGCGTGAACCGACACCAGAAGAAATCGCTGCTGAGATGGATCTGAGTGTAGAGAAAGTTCGTGAAATTACGAAGATTGCCCAGGAACCGGTTTCTCTGGAAACCCCGATTGGTGAGGAAGATGATTCCCATCTGGGTGACTTCATTGAGGATCAGGAAGCACTTGCTCCGGCGGATGCTGCTGCGTATGAGTTGCTGAAAGAACAGCTCGAAGATGTATTGGATACACTGACTGAACGTGAAGAGAACGTGCTTCGTCTACGTTTTGGTCTGGACGATGGACGGACGAGAACGCTGGAGGAAGTCGGCAAGGTATTTGGTGTTACGCGTGAGCGTATTCGTCAGATCGAAGCCAAGGCTCTTCGTAAATTGCGTCACCCGAGTCGTAGTAAACGACTCAAGGATTTCCTCGAATAA